From Flavobacterium sp. 102, a single genomic window includes:
- a CDS encoding protein-L-isoaspartate(D-aspartate) O-methyltransferase, producing MKDTNKHQGLRNQLAKLLEEKGITDKHVLDAIRKIPRHLFLNSSFEDFAYQDKAFPIAAGQTISQPYTVAFQTELLKVKKDDKVLEIGTGSGYQTAVLVAMGAKVYSVERQNELFKITSALLPKLGIRPKHLSFGDGYKGLPNYAPFDSIIVTAGAPIIPKPLMAQLKVGGRLVIPLGEGDQVMTMLIRKNETQFEKHEFGEFRFVPLLQDKN from the coding sequence TTGAAAGATACCAACAAACATCAAGGACTTCGAAATCAATTGGCTAAACTGCTGGAAGAAAAAGGAATTACGGATAAACATGTTTTAGATGCTATTCGTAAAATTCCGAGACATTTGTTTTTAAATTCTAGTTTTGAAGACTTTGCGTACCAAGACAAAGCATTTCCAATTGCGGCCGGACAAACCATTTCTCAACCTTATACTGTAGCTTTTCAAACCGAATTATTAAAGGTAAAGAAAGATGATAAAGTACTCGAAATCGGAACAGGTTCGGGTTATCAAACAGCGGTTTTGGTGGCGATGGGTGCCAAAGTTTATTCGGTGGAAAGACAAAATGAGCTGTTTAAAATCACTTCAGCGTTGTTGCCCAAATTAGGCATTCGCCCAAAACATTTATCGTTTGGTGACGGTTATAAAGGATTACCTAATTATGCTCCGTTTGACAGTATCATTGTAACTGCCGGCGCGCCGATTATTCCGAAACCATTGATGGCACAATTAAAAGTAGGCGGAAGATTGGTCATTCCTTTAGGCGAAGGTGACCAAGTAATGACGATGTTAATTCGTAAAAATGAAACCCAATTTGAAAAACACGAGTTTGGAGAATTCCGTTTTGTACCGTTATTGCAAGATAAAAATTAA